A stretch of the Sulfurospirillum sp. UCH001 genome encodes the following:
- a CDS encoding HD domain-containing protein, with amino-acid sequence MEIEEIIEDLIDKNADDFEISKLIKEHIKHYLGSLNEIFVENQGKDFLVKHAKKIDQFIILIYKYTLRKYFGNYMPFVNSIPVVLVGMGSYGREELCVYSDIDLMVVYKAVPGYNIEPLIQSMLYLAWDAGIKLGHRTHKLEELLAASNQDLTIKTAMLESRFLCGSKLLWMETERELLKIQKWQKKEVIAQIVAANEERRAKHPMSMEPNIKEGVGGLRDANTLSWICKILFGSIRIRDRVPEIINEEEYREFRSSLEFLYRVRSALHLSAKKKQDVLNLEFIPDVAQKLGFQNKILKNAQMQLASRTLSSMHTIDVTCKIFMRKLTASVLSHPTRLNDLKKGRIEKGLYVVDNCVVASLKKPSPSLSVVLEQLQHFDDPKLSFDISYISYIKNCHYTSHNSKKIYKKFRALLFQPNVYALFSVLYEASLLQQLIKPFRQILNLAQFDGYHKLPVDIHSLNTLYHLENIKEPFIKSLFDDLCPEGRALMKLVSFVHDIGKGRKGDHSELGAKIFRAYALKLEFSEQAIETGITLIKYHTLMSNTANREDIYDEKVVLAFISKLQSPQILKMLYILTYADTNAVNDNIYTGFIAKLLREFYNYSLEMFDKEELIDETTKRLRKENSLKKTPEFLELSKVLQKKTLSIQSNFFFLKQKPHEIVQIVTEADETPSDSYRYKISNEDHLSINVIRGKNFNIGYLLGKLSYLDLVQMDIYKLFDGKKYFQIDFNEKVTENDIEIIKELIENSFDMSKKVTLKKPTILKGEIDINCEHSKSYALMHVNTKNQHGLMAYFMSVFDEHGIDIAMAKIQTIKNRTRNLLLIEKTVGLCNNGENILDYFY; translated from the coding sequence ATGGAAATTGAAGAGATTATCGAAGATTTGATTGATAAAAATGCGGACGATTTTGAAATATCAAAACTGATTAAAGAGCACATTAAACACTATCTTGGCTCTTTAAATGAAATATTTGTCGAAAATCAAGGCAAAGATTTTCTGGTTAAACACGCTAAAAAAATTGACCAATTTATCATCCTCATTTACAAATACACCCTGCGCAAATATTTTGGTAACTACATGCCTTTTGTCAACTCCATTCCCGTCGTTCTTGTGGGTATGGGAAGTTACGGAAGAGAAGAGTTGTGCGTTTACTCAGACATTGACCTTATGGTTGTTTACAAAGCTGTTCCTGGATATAACATAGAACCTCTCATCCAATCGATGCTTTATCTTGCATGGGATGCAGGGATTAAACTGGGGCATCGTACGCATAAACTTGAAGAACTTTTAGCGGCAAGCAATCAAGACCTCACCATTAAAACGGCTATGTTAGAATCTCGTTTCTTATGTGGCTCAAAACTCTTATGGATGGAAACAGAGAGAGAACTTCTTAAAATTCAAAAATGGCAAAAAAAAGAGGTCATTGCTCAAATTGTTGCCGCCAATGAAGAGAGACGTGCCAAACATCCTATGAGTATGGAGCCCAACATCAAAGAAGGTGTGGGCGGACTCAGAGACGCCAATACCCTTTCATGGATTTGTAAAATTCTCTTTGGAAGCATTCGTATTCGTGACCGTGTGCCAGAAATCATCAATGAGGAAGAGTACAGAGAGTTTAGAAGCTCTTTAGAGTTTTTATACCGTGTACGCTCCGCTTTGCACCTTAGTGCCAAGAAAAAACAAGATGTGCTTAATCTTGAGTTTATTCCTGATGTTGCCCAAAAACTAGGCTTTCAAAACAAAATTCTTAAAAATGCGCAAATGCAACTTGCCTCTCGAACACTCTCTTCCATGCACACCATAGATGTCACGTGTAAAATCTTTATGCGCAAACTTACTGCATCGGTACTAAGTCATCCAACGCGTTTGAATGATCTGAAAAAAGGACGCATTGAAAAAGGGTTGTATGTTGTTGATAACTGTGTCGTGGCTTCGCTCAAAAAACCAAGTCCAAGTCTTAGCGTTGTATTAGAGCAACTTCAGCACTTTGATGATCCAAAGCTTAGTTTTGATATCAGTTATATCAGTTATATCAAAAATTGCCATTACACATCGCATAATTCTAAAAAAATCTATAAAAAATTCCGAGCACTGCTCTTTCAACCTAATGTCTATGCACTCTTTAGTGTTTTATATGAAGCGTCTTTGTTACAACAACTCATTAAACCGTTTCGTCAGATCCTCAACCTTGCACAGTTTGATGGCTACCACAAACTCCCTGTGGACATCCACTCATTGAACACACTCTATCACTTAGAGAACATCAAAGAGCCGTTTATCAAATCACTGTTTGACGACCTTTGCCCTGAAGGACGTGCCTTAATGAAGCTCGTTTCTTTTGTTCATGACATTGGGAAAGGACGTAAGGGCGACCATAGTGAACTGGGCGCTAAAATCTTCAGAGCTTATGCCTTGAAATTAGAGTTTTCAGAACAAGCAATTGAGACGGGAATTACACTCATTAAATACCATACCCTTATGAGCAATACAGCTAATCGTGAAGATATCTATGATGAAAAAGTGGTCCTAGCGTTTATTTCAAAACTTCAAAGTCCACAGATTTTGAAAATGCTCTACATTTTGACTTACGCAGATACCAATGCTGTTAATGACAACATTTACACAGGGTTTATTGCGAAACTTCTTCGTGAATTTTACAACTATAGCCTTGAGATGTTTGATAAAGAAGAACTCATTGATGAGACAACCAAACGCCTACGAAAAGAGAACAGCCTTAAAAAGACACCTGAATTTTTAGAACTCTCTAAAGTGCTTCAGAAAAAAACACTCTCCATTCAATCCAATTTCTTTTTCTTAAAACAAAAACCTCATGAAATCGTTCAAATTGTCACAGAAGCCGATGAAACACCAAGTGATTCATATCGCTACAAAATCAGCAATGAAGACCACCTTAGCATCAACGTTATTCGAGGCAAAAACTTCAACATTGGGTATCTTTTGGGAAAACTCTCCTACTTAGACCTTGTGCAGATGGATATCTATAAACTGTTTGATGGCAAAAAATATTTCCAAATTGACTTTAATGAAAAAGTTACGGAAAATGACATTGAAATCATTAAAGAACTCATCGAAAACTCGTTTGATATGAGCAAAAAGGTTACGCTCAAAAAACCGACTATCCTCAAAGGTGAGATCGACATCAACTGCGAACATTCAAAATCATACGCTCTAATGCATGTCAATACAAAGAACCAACACGGGCTCATGGCATACTTTATGAGTGTCTTTGATGAACACGGCATTGATATCGCTATGGCAAAGATTCAGACGATCAAGAATCGAACAAGAAACCTGCTTTTAATCGAAAAAACAGTGGGTTTATGTAACAATGGAGAAAATATTTTAGATTATTTTTATTAA
- the citD gene encoding citrate lyase acyl carrier protein, whose amino-acid sequence MSKKLETAHAGTLESSDAFVRVIPIDAKGIEIELESSVEEIYGDAIRDLILETAKAMKVDGVKLIVQDKGALDYVIKARVQTAILRAASQTQPDWSELS is encoded by the coding sequence ATGAGCAAAAAGCTAGAAACAGCCCATGCTGGGACATTAGAATCAAGCGATGCGTTTGTACGGGTGATTCCTATTGATGCAAAAGGCATTGAAATTGAGTTAGAGAGTAGTGTCGAAGAGATCTATGGGGATGCCATACGCGATCTCATCTTAGAAACGGCAAAAGCAATGAAAGTCGATGGTGTTAAACTGATCGTTCAAGATAAAGGAGCGCTGGATTATGTCATCAAAGCGCGTGTTCAAACTGCTATTTTAAGGGCTGCGTCTCAGACTCAACCGGATTGGAGCGAACTCTCATGA
- a CDS encoding AbrB family transcriptional regulator — MQWLEGFLPVVASLFIGVLGAIVFSFIHVPLPWLLGAIVAIAIASRFPKISLRSPKMFSAPARAVLGITIGSAFNPTILHYLEDFISSIVLILPFVLLTTFCGMLYYWKWLKFDKMTAYFSSMPGGLLEMVTLAEAMGANVYKVTMTQSVRLLCIVFTLPFIIQAISHVSLDGRVSITQPLLHSDPHDMVILIVCALLGWWGALKLKLPGGTMLGPMILGAFVYGSGMVHSRPPSEIIKLIQLILGTTVGFVFVGVKAKEIVKILGQTLGYFVILAMISALFVFVVTEMTEFPLVSILLAFSPGGQSEMNLIAIIVAANLPYVALHHIVRMFLVMSVAPVFVKYLRPKGDR, encoded by the coding sequence ATGCAATGGCTTGAAGGCTTTTTACCTGTAGTAGCATCGCTGTTTATAGGAGTTTTAGGAGCCATCGTTTTTTCGTTTATTCATGTGCCTTTGCCATGGCTTTTGGGTGCTATTGTCGCCATAGCAATAGCCAGTCGTTTTCCCAAAATTTCCCTTCGCTCTCCTAAAATGTTCTCCGCTCCAGCACGCGCCGTGCTTGGTATTACCATCGGTAGTGCTTTTAATCCTACCATCTTGCATTACTTAGAAGATTTCATTTCCAGTATAGTCTTGATTTTACCTTTTGTGCTTCTAACTACTTTTTGCGGCATGCTTTATTATTGGAAGTGGCTGAAGTTTGATAAGATGACAGCCTATTTTAGCTCAATGCCTGGTGGACTTCTTGAGATGGTCACTTTGGCTGAAGCGATGGGTGCAAACGTCTATAAAGTGACAATGACGCAGTCGGTTCGTCTTTTATGTATTGTCTTTACACTTCCCTTTATCATTCAAGCGATTTCTCATGTCTCATTAGATGGCAGAGTCAGCATTACCCAGCCTTTACTACACAGTGACCCTCATGATATGGTTATTTTAATTGTCTGTGCGCTTTTGGGCTGGTGGGGTGCATTAAAGCTTAAACTTCCAGGTGGAACTATGCTAGGACCGATGATCTTGGGTGCCTTTGTGTATGGTTCTGGTATGGTGCATTCTAGACCACCCAGTGAGATTATCAAACTGATTCAGCTTATTCTTGGGACTACAGTAGGGTTTGTTTTTGTTGGCGTAAAAGCAAAAGAGATTGTCAAAATTTTAGGGCAAACGTTGGGTTATTTTGTCATTTTAGCAATGATCTCTGCTTTGTTTGTATTTGTTGTCACAGAGATGACAGAATTTCCTTTAGTCTCAATTCTTTTGGCGTTTTCTCCAGGAGGTCAGTCAGAAATGAATCTTATCGCCATCATTGTTGCCGCAAATTTGCCGTATGTAGCATTGCATCATATCGTAAGAATGTTTTTGGTGATGAGTGTAGCGCCTGTTTTTGTCAAATACCTTCGCCCCAAAGGGGATAGATGA
- a CDS encoding MFS transporter: MIQTNRLGGESSLARFLSNNQLLIIYTCTILTLCTLYAVQPIQPLFEKEFSLSRFEAVIFTTVIMLPLGFAPIFYGYILETFSSKLFLRNAVLILGILELCFAWSDTYPVLLAIRALQGLLIPAVLTSLMSYISFITPKDRVQQAIGYYIGATILGGFVGRLLSGVLSDYFGWRLFFVLLGIALIAMFGCLNFLSEEVKVDFVKPKFSQIMDVLKNKTFFNIYMMMFFIFFVFQALLNFIPFQLKTFSSTMGYGKVGMMYAGYIIGFIISIRILWMIRLFKSESKTIIVGIITYVIGLQIFHINNYMVMFGGMFVFCAGFFIIHSVASGLISKLAHEKRAISNGLYLSFYYAGGTVGTFAPGVFYHYLGWHIFLGLLAFIVLGTLLFALRLQHSLH; this comes from the coding sequence TTGATTCAGACAAATAGGCTAGGGGGCGAAAGCTCCCTTGCACGTTTTCTCTCCAATAACCAACTCCTCATCATTTATACCTGCACGATTTTAACACTGTGTACGCTTTATGCGGTACAACCCATTCAACCCCTTTTTGAAAAAGAGTTTAGTTTAAGTCGCTTTGAAGCGGTTATTTTTACAACGGTCATTATGTTACCTCTTGGATTTGCACCGATTTTTTATGGTTACATTTTAGAGACGTTTTCTTCTAAGCTCTTTTTGAGAAATGCTGTTTTAATTTTAGGTATTTTAGAACTTTGTTTTGCATGGAGCGATACCTATCCTGTACTTTTGGCAATCCGCGCATTACAAGGTCTGTTAATCCCTGCAGTGCTTACTTCCTTAATGAGCTATATCAGCTTCATTACACCTAAAGATAGAGTACAACAGGCGATTGGGTATTATATCGGGGCTACTATTTTGGGTGGATTTGTTGGACGATTGCTCTCAGGAGTGCTGAGTGATTATTTTGGATGGAGACTCTTTTTTGTACTTTTAGGCATTGCACTCATCGCGATGTTTGGATGCCTTAACTTTTTAAGTGAAGAAGTGAAGGTTGATTTTGTCAAACCTAAATTTTCTCAAATTATGGATGTTTTGAAAAATAAGACATTTTTCAATATCTACATGATGATGTTTTTTATCTTTTTTGTATTTCAGGCACTGCTAAATTTCATTCCTTTTCAACTCAAAACCTTTAGCTCAACGATGGGATACGGCAAAGTAGGTATGATGTATGCGGGTTATATCATTGGTTTTATTATTTCTATTCGTATTTTATGGATGATTCGTCTTTTTAAAAGCGAAAGTAAAACTATCATTGTTGGTATCATAACCTATGTCATAGGGCTGCAGATTTTTCATATAAATAACTATATGGTAATGTTTGGCGGAATGTTTGTCTTCTGTGCAGGCTTCTTTATCATTCATTCGGTTGCTTCAGGACTCATTAGCAAATTAGCGCATGAAAAGCGAGCTATCTCAAATGGGCTTTATCTCTCGTTTTATTATGCAGGTGGAACCGTTGGTACATTCGCTCCGGGTGTTTTTTATCATTACTTAGGATGGCATATCTTTTTAGGGCTTCTTGCATTTATTGTTCTTGGTACACTTCTTTTTGCTCTAAGACTGCAACACTCTTTACATTAA
- the mqnE gene encoding aminofutalosine synthase MqnE, with product MTLIEKLENNERLSLEDGIALYDLDLFTLGKYANQRRRALHGDKVFFNVNRHINPTNICKDICKFCAFSANRKNPNPYTMTHEEILAILDNSVNNNHITEVHVVSAHNPATGLEWYLEIFSKIKKRFPHLHVKALTAAEINFLATEYKLSFDEVIDKMIEYGVDSMPGGGAEIFDEKVREYVCKGKVSSAEWLHIHELWHKRGRESNATMLFGHVEKREHRIDHMLRLRDLQDRTHGFNAFIPLVYQRDNNYLHVEDFLSSTEILKTFAISRLMLDNINHIKAYWATSTINLALVAMEYGADDLDGTIEAEAIQSAAGAKSAKGLGLQSILELIETSGFKAVERDSLYNELKTY from the coding sequence ATGACTCTTATAGAAAAACTTGAAAACAATGAACGACTAAGCCTTGAAGATGGCATAGCCCTCTACGATCTTGATCTATTTACACTCGGTAAATACGCGAATCAAAGACGAAGAGCACTTCATGGCGATAAAGTCTTTTTCAATGTCAATCGACATATCAACCCTACCAACATCTGTAAAGACATCTGTAAATTCTGTGCATTTTCCGCTAATCGTAAAAACCCCAATCCTTATACTATGACGCATGAAGAGATTTTAGCTATCTTGGATAACTCAGTGAACAATAATCACATCACTGAAGTCCATGTTGTCTCAGCACACAACCCTGCAACAGGGTTAGAATGGTACTTAGAGATTTTCTCCAAGATCAAAAAGCGCTTTCCACATCTACATGTAAAGGCACTAACCGCAGCAGAAATCAACTTCCTAGCAACAGAGTATAAACTCAGTTTTGATGAGGTCATTGATAAGATGATAGAGTATGGTGTAGACTCTATGCCTGGTGGTGGTGCTGAAATTTTTGATGAAAAAGTGCGCGAATATGTCTGCAAAGGTAAAGTCAGCTCAGCTGAGTGGTTACACATCCATGAACTCTGGCATAAACGTGGTCGCGAGTCCAATGCGACGATGCTGTTTGGTCATGTGGAAAAGCGTGAACACCGCATCGACCATATGCTCCGCCTTCGTGATCTGCAAGACCGCACACACGGTTTTAATGCGTTTATTCCTCTTGTCTACCAACGTGACAACAACTACTTACATGTCGAAGATTTTTTAAGTTCAACCGAAATTCTCAAAACATTTGCCATCAGTCGTTTGATGCTCGATAATATTAACCACATTAAAGCCTACTGGGCAACATCGACGATTAACTTAGCTCTTGTTGCAATGGAGTATGGTGCAGATGATTTGGATGGTACGATTGAAGCCGAAGCGATTCAATCCGCCGCAGGCGCTAAAAGTGCTAAAGGACTTGGTTTGCAAAGTATTTTAGAGCTTATTGAAACCAGTGGCTTTAAAGCAGTTGAACGCGATAGTTTATACAACGAACTCAAAACATATTAA
- a CDS encoding phosphoribosyltransferase → MRYYSYEEFKEDVNTLAKEIKPYNPDVILAVARGGMTLGHFLSEALEMRALYSINSIHYEETRKLDTINIFNIPDLSKAKRVVIVDDIIDSGETMIEIQRVLTAKYPEADFKIASVFYKEKALLRPDFAAREATEWIEFFWDFQIDSDK, encoded by the coding sequence TTGCGTTATTATAGTTATGAAGAATTTAAAGAAGATGTGAACACACTTGCTAAAGAGATCAAGCCTTATAATCCAGATGTTATTTTAGCAGTTGCTCGTGGTGGTATGACATTAGGTCATTTTTTATCAGAAGCGTTGGAGATGAGAGCACTTTACTCTATCAATTCAATTCATTATGAGGAGACTCGTAAGCTTGATACCATCAACATTTTTAATATCCCAGATCTTAGCAAAGCAAAACGCGTTGTCATTGTTGATGACATTATCGATAGTGGTGAAACAATGATCGAGATTCAACGCGTTTTAACTGCAAAATATCCTGAAGCAGATTTTAAAATCGCTTCTGTTTTTTATAAAGAAAAAGCATTGCTTCGCCCTGATTTTGCGGCACGTGAAGCAACAGAATGGATAGAGTTTTTCTGGGATTTTCAGATTGATTCAGACAAATAG
- the trpB gene encoding tryptophan synthase subunit beta, with protein MQKPYLRAFPDANGYFGKFGGAFLPPELVEQFKKIEEAYLTIGNSHNFIRELRDIRKHYQGRPTPVYYAKRLSEHIGGARIYLKREDLNHTGAHKLNHCMGEALLAKYLGKKKLIAETGAGQHGVALATAAAYFGLECEIHMGEVDIAKEHPNVVRMRVLGAKVVPVSFGARTLKEAVDSAFVAYLQDPENSIYCIGSVVGPHPFPKMVRDFQSVVGIEAREQFLEMTGNLPDNLVACVGGGSNAIGLFSAFIDDPCEMYGVEPGGRGTKLGEHAASLTYGSEGMLHGFNSIMLKNDAGEPAEVYSIASGLDYPSVGPEHAYLNSIGRTKVGIADDKETIQAFYDLSHYEGIIPALESAHAVAFAMKLAKEKPYESILVNLSGRGDKDIDFVVEHYKPEDYL; from the coding sequence ATGCAAAAGCCTTATCTAAGAGCCTTCCCTGACGCAAATGGTTATTTTGGAAAATTTGGTGGAGCTTTTTTACCGCCTGAACTTGTAGAACAGTTTAAAAAGATTGAAGAGGCGTACTTGACGATTGGTAACTCGCACAATTTTATCCGTGAATTGCGTGATATACGCAAACACTATCAAGGACGCCCAACACCTGTGTATTATGCAAAACGTCTTAGCGAGCATATTGGTGGTGCACGTATTTATCTCAAACGAGAAGACTTAAACCACACAGGTGCTCATAAACTTAACCATTGTATGGGTGAAGCACTTTTAGCTAAGTATTTAGGTAAAAAGAAGTTGATTGCTGAAACGGGAGCAGGGCAGCATGGTGTGGCTCTTGCAACGGCAGCTGCGTACTTTGGGCTTGAGTGTGAAATTCACATGGGTGAAGTAGATATCGCCAAAGAGCATCCAAACGTTGTACGTATGCGTGTGCTTGGTGCTAAAGTAGTACCAGTGAGTTTTGGAGCACGAACGCTTAAAGAAGCTGTAGATTCAGCGTTTGTAGCATATTTACAAGATCCAGAAAATAGCATTTACTGCATCGGTTCTGTTGTTGGTCCTCATCCGTTCCCTAAAATGGTCAGAGATTTTCAAAGTGTGGTTGGCATAGAAGCTAGAGAACAATTTTTAGAAATGACAGGCAATCTTCCTGATAATTTAGTCGCGTGTGTGGGTGGTGGCAGTAATGCTATCGGCCTTTTCTCGGCATTCATTGACGATCCATGTGAGATGTATGGCGTTGAACCAGGAGGACGTGGAACAAAACTTGGAGAACATGCTGCAAGTTTAACCTATGGAAGTGAAGGAATGCTGCATGGCTTTAATTCCATTATGCTTAAGAACGATGCTGGTGAGCCTGCTGAAGTTTACTCTATCGCAAGTGGATTAGACTATCCTTCCGTTGGGCCTGAACATGCGTATCTAAACTCTATTGGGCGTACCAAAGTAGGTATTGCAGATGATAAAGAGACCATTCAAGCCTTTTACGATCTAAGCCATTATGAGGGCATCATTCCTGCTCTTGAGAGTGCTCATGCTGTGGCATTTGCGATGAAACTTGCCAAAGAAAAACCGTATGAATCTATTTTAGTGAACCTCAGTGGTCGTGGCGATAAAGATATCGATTTTGTCGTTGAACATTATAAACCAGAAGATTATCTATAA
- a CDS encoding NCS2 family permease, whose translation MDFFKLEKNGTTVKTELTAGFTTFLTMMYIVPVNAIIMSKTGMPMEALITATALITIFSTILNGLWANTPIAMSVGMGLNAYFTFGLVLGMKVPWQTALGVVFLSGLLFLILSLTPLRVWIMKSVPHDLRRAISAGIGSFIAFIGLKSMGMVIANPAVLVGVGNFKNPNVLLGVLGLVLVFAFYSWRLKGAFILAVVTTAIVAWISGIAAYPTEFFSMPASVSPIAFELDIKSALTLSLFPVIITFLITDLFDSLGTLAGVGFRAGLFKDDGKELQKTLEIDALASTVCSVVGVSTTTAFIESASGVEEGGRTGLTAVVTGLCFILTLFMMPLFKAIPENAIYPVLVMVGVLMFGELSHINFKDTAIAVSTFLIVIMMPLTFSITNGLAFGLISYVLIKLIKKEFKDINFGILFLTLVSLIVFIVQEGH comes from the coding sequence TTGGATTTTTTCAAACTTGAAAAAAATGGGACAACTGTCAAGACCGAGCTAACAGCTGGGTTTACGACATTTTTGACCATGATGTACATTGTACCCGTCAATGCTATCATCATGAGCAAAACAGGCATGCCGATGGAGGCGCTAATCACAGCAACTGCTTTGATTACTATTTTTTCGACGATTCTCAATGGTCTTTGGGCAAATACCCCAATTGCAATGAGTGTTGGTATGGGACTTAATGCTTACTTTACGTTTGGTTTAGTTCTAGGTATGAAAGTGCCTTGGCAAACAGCACTTGGCGTTGTTTTTCTCTCAGGACTCTTATTCTTAATCCTCTCTTTGACACCACTGCGTGTTTGGATTATGAAAAGTGTTCCTCATGATTTAAGACGTGCTATTAGTGCGGGTATTGGTTCATTTATCGCGTTCATTGGACTCAAAAGTATGGGTATGGTTATTGCAAATCCTGCTGTTTTAGTGGGTGTAGGTAACTTTAAAAACCCAAATGTTCTACTTGGCGTTTTAGGACTTGTTTTGGTATTTGCTTTCTATTCATGGCGACTTAAAGGTGCATTTATCCTTGCGGTCGTTACAACCGCTATTGTTGCATGGATTTCAGGTATTGCAGCGTATCCAACAGAATTCTTCTCTATGCCCGCTTCTGTAAGCCCAATTGCTTTTGAACTTGATATTAAAAGCGCATTGACACTTTCTCTTTTCCCTGTCATCATTACTTTTTTAATTACCGATTTATTTGACTCACTTGGAACACTTGCAGGTGTTGGTTTCCGTGCAGGTTTATTTAAAGATGATGGAAAAGAACTTCAAAAAACATTGGAAATTGACGCACTTGCTAGTACTGTTTGTTCGGTCGTAGGTGTTTCTACAACCACAGCATTTATCGAAAGTGCAAGCGGTGTTGAAGAAGGGGGTCGTACTGGTTTAACCGCTGTTGTGACAGGACTTTGCTTTATCCTTACTCTTTTCATGATGCCTTTGTTTAAAGCCATTCCTGAAAATGCCATCTATCCTGTTTTGGTTATGGTAGGCGTTTTGATGTTTGGTGAACTTTCTCATATTAACTTTAAAGACACAGCGATTGCAGTTTCAACCTTTTTGATTGTTATTATGATGCCTTTGACATTCTCTATTACCAATGGTTTGGCATTTGGATTGATCTCTTATGTATTGATCAAACTTATCAAGAAAGAGTTCAAAGATATTAATTTTGGTATTTTGTTTCTGACACTGGTCAGTTTAATCGTATTTATCGTACAGGAAGGACATTAA
- the citC gene encoding [citrate (pro-3S)-lyase] ligase, producing MSFTFSEVPSTSVIRMQKVKDFLQSVDLEMSEDVEIFVIAKEDDHIVACGGLSGKVLKNIALDESIRGEGLALSLMSELLKVAFREGRHDLFLFTKPEYEEVFESCGFKYIEQANHQVILMENSYNLDLYKKRLRKYKHTGHVVGSIVMNCNPFTLGHRYLVEQACERSHWVHLFVVKEDASFFTFQDRYKLICEGLEDLQNLTIHEGSDYIISKATFPTYFIKDKRQIDSLYTELDLNIFRNHLAPQLGITHRYVGEEPLCAVTNEYNEQMKKLLAAPGEFPPIEVVVLGRIEYGGEPISASRVRKLMHENRLEEIIPLVPPTTYALIEKMMSKEEEK from the coding sequence ATGAGTTTTACTTTCTCAGAAGTACCATCTACCAGCGTTATTCGAATGCAAAAAGTGAAGGATTTTTTACAGAGTGTTGATCTTGAAATGTCGGAAGATGTCGAAATTTTTGTGATCGCAAAAGAGGATGATCACATTGTTGCTTGTGGAGGACTCAGTGGTAAAGTATTAAAAAATATTGCGCTTGATGAATCTATAAGAGGCGAAGGGTTAGCACTGAGTTTAATGAGCGAACTCCTTAAGGTAGCATTTCGTGAAGGCAGACATGATCTTTTTTTATTTACAAAACCTGAATATGAGGAGGTGTTTGAATCGTGTGGCTTTAAGTATATAGAACAAGCAAACCATCAAGTCATTTTGATGGAAAACAGCTACAATTTAGATCTTTACAAGAAACGATTGCGAAAGTACAAGCATACAGGTCACGTTGTGGGCAGTATTGTCATGAACTGCAATCCTTTTACGCTAGGACATCGTTATCTTGTAGAACAAGCGTGTGAAAGATCACACTGGGTTCATTTGTTTGTGGTGAAGGAAGATGCTTCCTTTTTTACGTTTCAAGATCGATACAAGCTCATTTGCGAAGGCTTGGAAGATTTGCAAAACCTCACGATACATGAGGGTTCAGACTATATCATTTCTAAAGCGACGTTTCCGACTTATTTTATTAAGGACAAACGTCAGATCGATTCACTCTATACCGAGCTTGATCTGAATATCTTTAGAAATCATTTAGCCCCACAACTCGGCATTACACACCGTTATGTTGGAGAAGAGCCTTTATGTGCCGTGACAAATGAGTATAATGAGCAAATGAAAAAATTACTTGCAGCACCTGGTGAATTCCCACCTATTGAAGTGGTTGTGCTAGGGCGCATTGAATATGGTGGTGAGCCAATTTCGGCTTCGAGAGTCAGAAAATTAATGCACGAAAATCGTTTGGAAGAGATCATACCGCTTGTCCCTCCAACGACGTATGCATTGATTGAAAAAATGATGTCTAAAGAGGAAGAAAAATGA